TCGTTATGAAGCGGCATTTCTCGGAAAAGGAACGCGCCTTCTTCATGGATGTCGACTTCAAGAACCATGTCGCGATCGTCGCCGTTGCAGAGGAATCCGGCAGCAAGGTCATCGCCGGTGGCGGCAGGTACATTGTCTTTGAGCCAGGACGCGCCGAGATGGCATTTGTCGTCGTGGATGCCTGGCAAGGACGCGGCATCGGCTCGATCCTGATGTGTCACCTCGCCAGGATTGCGAATGACGCCGGACTGCAGGAATTGACGGCGGAAGTTCTGCCCGAGAACACCGCGATGAGAAAGGTATTCGAAAAATTCGGGTTCAAGCCAACTCGACGGCGCGACCCGCAGACGGTCCATCTCGTTCTGAAGCTCGGTTAGATGGCTATCTCAATCCCAGTAGCGCACGCCGGTAGCCGCTCTTCCGAGCCTCATTCCTGCACACGAAGCTGCCGGAAAATCCCGACGCGTAGCGCTTTTGACCCTTCGCATAGTAGCGCCCGTTTCCGAAATCGAGCCAGACGATCGAATCTCCGAGACAATGGCGCTGCGCCTGGGATTCATGGCGGAACGGCGTAAGAACCTGCGCCGTCGCGCTTCGCCACCCGGATGAAATAACGGCTAGTGCGACAGCCGAACAACAGTAGAAGGTTCTTCGCATCTTGCATCCCACTTTGTGCCGCATCCTCCATAGTTCCAGCCACAGAGCATCGAGCCGGGGGCAAAGCATGGTGGACTGTGGAGTTCGTGAGCGAGCAAAACTGCAGCCTCCGCGGCGGCCCCACGTTGACGTAGATCAACGGTACCCTTGGGGTAGTCGGATAGAAATCGAGGCGTGTAGCCTCGCCCTCGCGCTCCACCCTCGGAGGTGCCGGCGCTTCCTCCCACAATCAAGAAGGCCGGGGCCCGGTCCCACCGCACCATCTTGCGCAACAAGGCCGACCACTTGTTGACAGGGCTGCTGTGCGACGACGCCGGGCATCGCATGATTCCGACCCACGCCACAAAAGCCGGCGTCCGCTACCGTTACTACGCGTCGACACCAGTCCTGCATGGAGAGGCTAAAACCGCGTCCGCTGGATCGTCTCCCGCCTTCCCGCCGCTGACGTTGAAGACACCGTCGTAAAATCCCTAAAGGAATATCGTGGCGCCAACCAAGGCATGAGCGCTGAGAGTTTGGGGGATCGCGATGCCATTTCGGAGCGAGTTGCCGGAATCGTCGTAGGCTGGTCATCAGTCTCAAGTCAGACGGCGCGGACGATACATCAAATTCCCCATATGTCCGGTCGCTCACAATTCCCTGGCAGAAACCCGCCCTCCAGAAGGTCCCGCCAGATCCTGCTCCCTCACAATGCAATGCGTAGCGACGTCCGCCCGGAGCAGTTCGCGCGCCGGGCGCGCCTGGTCAGCACGATCGCCCGAGGTCGTCAGTGGCTCGATGATGTAGTCTCGGGACGCGTCACCACGGTCGCATATCTTGGCGCTCGCGAGAACTGATGCGGAGACAGGCGCACGAACAGACCCCTTTGCTTGCCAGAGATTCTGCTGGAGACCTGCCGGGCGACCCAAAGCCCACACTCCAGCGCAATAAATGCGGCTATTCTTGCAAGGGCTGTCACCCAGAGACTGGGTGGTGGGCGCACCAGGGCTCGAACCTGGGACCCGATGATTAAGAGTCATCTGCTCTACCAACTGAGCTATGCGCCCGGATCTTGGTCCGGAGAAGCCCTGCAAGAGGGCGTCGTTTAGCAAAGCGACCCCGGGATGTCCAGCAAGCCGGAACGAGTTTTCCCGGTCTTTGGCGAGCCCCCGGAACGGCAAAAAGCCGCTGGATTTCAGCGGCTTCCGCCGTCACCGGGATCGACCCGCCGAAACCTGCGTCTAGAGCCGCTCGCCGCCGCCCCGATCCGGGCCGCCGTCGCGGTCGTAGCGATTCCGGTCCAAACCACGACCCCGGCCGCCGTCGTCGCGGTCACGGTCAAAGCCGCGGTCCGGGCCCATGCCGCCCATGCCACCGTGGTGGCGCCAGCCTTCCCCGCCGCCGAAACGGTGTTCCATATGGGTCAGCACGGCAAGGCGGCGCTTCTGGCCGTCATCCAGCGTCTTGTAGAGCGGGTCGGCCGCATCGGCGATTTTCTTCATGGCCGCAGCCGAGGTCGCCATGTTGTCCGCGCGCTCGCGCAGGCGGGCGACCGGATCTTCCGGCTTCTGGCTGGCATCGTCCTGCGGCGCATTCATCCGCGCATTGGCGCGATCGATCCGCAGCTTGGCGAAATCCTTCACCGCGGCTTCCACCGGCGGCCACAGCTTTTCCTGGTCGGCCGAAAGCTTCAGGCCGGCATGAACGGCTGCGATCCGCGCATCGGCGAACGCCGCCCTGTCCTCCGGGCTCATCCGCATATGTCCGTAGGACCAATGGCGGTGCTGGGCGTAGACGGCGGTCGAGCCGGCGATGGCGAGCACGGCGACAGCGGCGATGGTGAACTTCCTCATGCGAACCTCCTGTAAAGGTTGCCTGAGGATGAGCCGCTGCCTGCCGTTGTTCAACTTAACGATTGGAAAGCTTCCCCTTGCCGAGAAGCATAACGCCCTTTTGATCGACGGCACCGCGCGGCGCCAACTGCGGCAAAATCTAGACCATCCCGAGCAGCCGCGGCAGCCACAGCGAAATTTCCGGGACGTAGGTGATCAGCCCGAGGAAGGCCAGCATCGCGCACAGCCACGGCAGCACCGCGATCGTGATCTCGCTGATCCCCATCTTGGCAATACTGCTGGCGATGTAGAGGTTGAGGCCGACCGGCGGATGGCACAAGCCGACCTCGGTGTTGACGATCATCAGCACGCCAAGGTGAACCGGATGGATGCCGAGCTTGGTCGCCAGCGGAAACAGGATCGGCGCCATGATCAGCAGGATCGACGATGGATCCATCACGTTGCCCGCCAGCAGCAGGATGATGTTGACGACGAGCAGGAACATCCAGACCGAGAAATTCTTGTCGATGATCCACGCGGCCATTTCCTGCGGGATCTGCTCGTGCGTCATCAGGAACGAGAACAGCACCGCGTTGGTGATGATGTAGAGCAGCATCGAGCTCATGCTCGCGGCCTGCAGCAGCACCTTCGGCACTTCGGTGAGCTTCAGTTCCTTGTAGACGAACACCGTAATGAAGAAGGCATAGACCGCGGCGACGGCGGCCGCTTCCGTCGGCGTGAAGATGCCGCCATAGATGCCGCCGAGCACGATACCGATCAGCAACAGGCCCCAGAGGCTTTCCCGGAACGCGGTCCATTGCTGTCCGAGCGTGGCCTTGGGCATCTTCGGATAGCCGTTACGCAGGGCGACGACGAAGGTCACCGCGGCCAGCATCAGCGCCAGAATGATACCCGGCACGATGCCGGCCATGAACAGCGCCCCGATCGAGGTGTTGGTCGAGACGCCGTACAGCACCAGGATGATCGACGGCGGCACCAGGATTCCGAGTGCGCCCGAGGTCGAGATCACGCCGACGCCGAAACGCCTGGGATAACCGTGTTCAACCATCGCCGGCATCATGATCGAGCCGATCGCGACTACCGTCGCGACGCTCGATCCGGAAATCGCCGCGAACATCGCGCAGGCCGCGACGCCGGCGAGGCCCAGCCCGCCCGGCAAATGCCCGACCAGCGAGGTCGTAAACGCGATCATCCGCCGCGCGACACCGCCGCGGGTCAGGAAGGTACCGGCGAGGATAAAGAACGGGATCGCCATGATGCCGAAATTGTCGAGGCCGGAAAACAGCTTCAACCCGACGCTTTCGATCGGCACTTCCGTCATCGTGAACAGGAAGGTCAGAACGGTGAGGCCGAGCGAAATCGAGATCGGCATGCCGGTCAGCATCAGCGCAAACAGCAGTCCGAAGATGAGAGCCGCACTCATCACGCTTCTCCGAGCGCGATGGGCGCATTCTTGCTGGTTTCAATGCCCTCGACATGGGACGCATCATGGTGCGGCAGATCGCCGGTCCACCAATAGGTCCACATCACCTGCATGAAGCGGAACGACATCAGATAGGAGCCGAGCGGAATGCAGGCATAGACCAGCCAGCTCGGCAATTCGAGATCGGGCGAGACCTGATCGGTTTGCATCAGCTCGAAGACGAATTTGGCGCCCATGGTGCCGACGATGGCGGTGAACAGCGCGCCGCCAAACAGGCCGAACAGAATCACAGCCTTGCGCCAGCGGTCGTTGAGCCGGTTGATCAGCACGTCGACGCCGACGTGGATGCCGGTCCGCACACCATAGGCGGCGCCGAACTTGGCCATCCAGATGAACATGTAGATGCACAGCTCCTGGGCCCAGGCGATGTGGATCTGGATGAAGAGCGGATAGAGGAACGATATGCCGGTGCCGAACCGGTGAACGACGGAAACAAAGATCAGGACCGTCGCCGCGCCCATCAGCGAGGTAATGATGATTTCCTCGAGCCGATCAAGGATACGTAGCAGCATTTCTTCCCCCACGCACCCGGCAAACTCCGGCGCATCGCCTTCCATTGATGTAAGCCGGCGCCCGTCGATCCCCACTATCCGGCGCCGCGCAAGATCAGTGCGAACCCAAGTCAGCAAACTTTTGCAGCCAAGGGCTCGCCTGTCGCGGCGGTCAGTGGCCCGCCTGGCCGGTCTCTTTCAGGAACTCGTCGATCAGCGGCTGGCCGACCCGGGCAGCGACGTCCTTGTAGACCGGCTCCATCGCCTTACGCATCGCGGCGTCCTGTTCCGGCGTCAGCGTGACGATTTCGGTCTTGCCGGCCTTCTTGATTTCGGCGAGCGCGTCCTCGTTTTCCTTCGCCGACTGGCCGTTGCCGAAAGCGGTGGCTTCCTTCATGGCCTTGTCGAGCTCGGCGCGGATGTCGGCCGGCAGGCCGTCCCAGAACTTCTTGTTCACGACCACGACGTAGCCGATGTAGCCGTGGTTGGTGACGGTGGCGAACTTCTGCACCTCGTGCATTTTCTGGGTGTAGATGTTGGACCAGGTGTTCTCCTGGCCGTCGACCACGCCGGTCTGCAGCGCCTGATAGACCTCGCCGAACGCCATCACCTGCGGGATCGAGCCGAGCGCGCGGAACTGCGCCTCGAGCACCTTCGACGACTGGATGCGGAACTTGACGCCCTTGTAGTCGGCGGGGGTGACGAGCTTCTTGTTGGCGCTCATTTCCTTGAAGCCGTTGTCCCAATAAGCGAGGCCGGTCATTCCCTTCGAATCGAGCAGCTTGAGCAACCTGGCGCCGAGTGGACCATCGGTGACTTTGCGCAGCGTGGTCAGGTCGGGAAGGATGTAGGGCAGATCGAACACCTCGAATTCCTTGACCCCGATCGGGCCGAATTTCGAGTTTGACGGCGCCAGCATCTGCACCGCGCCGAGCTGCAACGCTTCCAGCTCTTCCTTGTCCTTGTAGAGCGTCGAGTTCGGGTAGACTTCGACCTTCACCTTGCCGTTGGTGTATTTCTCGGCCAGTTCCTTGAATTTTTCGGCCGCCTTGCCCTTGGGCGTGTCGGAAGCCACCACGTGGCTGAACTTGATCACGATCGGCGCCTGCGCCGCGGCCGGACCGGCCAGAGCGAATGCCGCGACCGATGCCGCAGCCAAGATCAGTTTACGCATGTTTCCTCCGCGCTATTTTTGCGGAACACGGGAAATGCCCGGCCCCGATACCCGTATGCCAGCCGCACCAATACAGAGAAGCGAACCGGATTGCCATTGCCCCTTTAGCAGGGGCTGCTTTCCCAAATTTGCTGCACTGCAAAATGCGACATTCTGTCCATGCCAGGGGACGAGCTGTTCGATCGGCAACCGCATTCGCCACGACCATCCCGGAATGACGGAGGATAGATACGACTTCGCCTCCTCGCGGCGCTGATCGCCCGAAGTTTTTCTGGAAACCTTGCCCTCCGAAAATCAGAGGGCGCGGGGAAGACCGGGTGCGCGCTGCACCCGCGGTCTCGCGTGCGATGTGCATTAGAAATGCTGCACACGAGCATACAGGTTCAGCGGAGAACACCCGGCCTTCCCTGCGCAATGGCTTTACGGCTTATACGTGATCGTCCTGGTGACCGGCTTTCTTGCCACCATCGTCAGAGTAGGCTTTCGCTTCCGCCAACTTGACGCCAGCACCGGGGCGTCGGACCCAAACGATTTCGCCGTACGCAAATGACCGCGCTCGTCAGTCGCAGCCTTCGCGTCCACCGCTCCCTGCCCCTCGTTTGCGACGATGGCCAACGCCCCTTGGTGGGACAGGATGGCGGGAGTTAAACTTCTGATTTGCCCGACGGGGCAACGGAAATATTTTTGCGCGAAGGGCTGGACATACTTTTGGTGATTTGCCCGTCGCGCCATTTTGTCGCAGCCACTACGCCGCCCGTCGCAGAGGCTGTTACGGAGGCGATATTACGATGCCCGCCACACGCCTTCAGCGCGTCCTTGCCGTTGCGCGATCTGTCTTCGGCTCCTCTCCGAAGACCGTCTCGTCAACCAGGCGCCAATACGCTTCGACAACCTTCGTGTCGTCGGATGACAGTCCGCTCGTAACTTGCATTTCAGGACCAAATTCCGAAAGCGCGGCGGTAAGGCTGACCATCATATAGTGGAAAAGAATCGGATCGACTGCGGGAAGGAGATCTCGTTTCTGAGCCTCAACTATCTGAGGCAGCAATCGCGCCAGAAGCGGAGCCAGGACAGTTTCCGCCAGCCATTTCAGCCGCGGATTATTCGTCAAGGCTTCCTGGCGCATGAACCGATGAAATTCAGGAAACGCGACGGTATACCGAAAAAGAGCCGTGTACTCCTGGCGCAGCCGCACCAACGGCGACAGTTCAGATCCTTCTGGCGCCAGAATATCCCACTCGGTCCGTATCTGCGCGAAGGCGTGCTCGGCCGCGGCCCGCCAGAGAATATCCTTGCTGCGATAATGATAGGTGATCAGCGGATGTTGCAGATCGAGCCGATCCGCGATTGCGCGGATGCTCGCACCTTCAAATCCTCGCTCGGCAAATTCCGAGATGGCGGCATTAAGGATCGCCGCCCGCGTCTCGATTGAACGCTGTTGTTCGGCTCTCTTGCGCGGGCGCTCCTGGCGCCCGGTAGCCAGTCTGGTTTTCTTCGGCATCGGGCCTTCAATTAACATAGCTCCCAACCGAACGCCACGCGGAGTATTGAATGGCTCTTCATGAGTATATCACGGGCTGCCACGTAACCGATCGCCTGGAGCTATCGGCGTTGACCACGGAGTTTCTCGACTTGTGTTCGCGGCCGGCTCATTTTCCTTCGAAGACGAGCGTTGGCGGTTCAATGTCCCTGTCGAAAGCGTCCGCTGTGCTCGCAAAACCGCGCTGGGCGTCGGCACCGTTGTAGAGCTCCATCGCGATATCGAGCATCACCAGATCCGCGGCGGCGACGCCTCCGCTCGACCAGGCCTTGAGCAGCGTGCGCGTCGCGGCGTACGACCGGGTCGGCCCGGTCGCGAGCTGTCCGGCCAATGCAGCCGCCGTTGCCGAAAGCTCGTTCTCAGGCACCACATGGGTCGCAATTCCGAGCACACCGGCTTCGCGTCCGGAGATCGGCTCACCGAGCATGGCGAGACGCGTTGCGCGAGCCCGCCCGGCACGCTCGGCGATCCGCTGCAGGGCTCCGGCGATCGGCAGCATCGCCGTCGTCACTTCGACGCAGCGAAGGGTCGCATTTTCGGCCGCGACGAGAAAATCGCACGCCAGCGCAAGTTCGAAACCGCCGCCGAAGGCGACGCCGTGCACCACGGCCACCGTCGGTATCTTCAGCATCTCGATGGCGCGATAGGAGACGTTTATTTCGGCGACGAACGTCCTGAACCAGTTGACGTCCTTTCCCGGCCATTCACGCACCTCGCCGCCAAAGCTGAAGTGCGGCCCCTCGGCGCGAACGACAAGCACGCGGATGTCGCTTGCGCTGGCCTGGTGCACGGCCACTCTCAGAGCTTCCGTGAAGCGCAGGTCCAGCCGGTTAAACGGCGGATTGGCCAGCACAATATTTCCGATGGCGCCATCTCGTTCAAATCGGATCGTCGTCATTGCAAATGCCCTCCTCGAGCTTTACGCAGTGCGCTGGTTGACGGATGCGGGGATCAGCGGCAGCAGCAGATGTGACGGACGCTCGGCATCCCGATAGATCTTGTGGGTCACCGTTGTGCTGCTGCAGACGTGGTACGGGATGTATTCGACGTTGGTCATCGCCCCGGTGCCGGTCGGGACATCCACGGAGGTGATGTCGAGGCAGATCCGATGACCCGCCTTGAACTGGTTCGCTGTGGCGAGGATCTGTATCTTGTACTCAACCACCTCGCCCGGCTTGACGGGAGCGATGGCGTCCTGCGTGAGCTTGTGGAACGGCTCCCAGGGCTTTGAACGCTTTTCATCGAGCGCCCGATAGGATGCCTTCAGCCAGCCTCGTGTCAGTTCGCGTTCGGGCAGTGTGGAGGGAACATCGCGCTCACCTTCACGCGCGGTTCGAACGGAGACGTCGGGCCCGACGTCCTTGAGCACGATGATCCAGTTGGTGTCTTCCTGATCGATCGCCGCGTACAGCGTCAGCGTGATCGGGCCAGCGACGGTGACGTCGTGCGGCAAGGGATCGGTCATGTAGCGTAGCCGCTCGACCTTGGTCGTGCGCGTCACCGGCATCTGCGTGAAGACATCGGGCTCGCGCGCGGAAGCGCCTGCCTCTGAGGCCGGGCGCGGCGGCTCGGTCGACAGCGTCTCCCAATGGGATAGATAATATTTCGTCCACTGCGTCTCCGGCAGCGGCCAGTCCGTTCCGGTCCGCCATTCGTTGGCGCCCATCAGCCAGTACCGAACCGGCGGCTCTTCCATGATGCCGGTGTCCTGACCCTTCAGCCAATGGTCGTACCACCGGATGATCTCGTCGTGATGCTGGTGGAACGGCCGCTCAAGGTGGGCCGGCCCCGTGAACAGCATCTTCTTCGGCGCATTGACGCTCTGGAAGTAGTGCTGCGCGCCGAGCCAGTGGAGCTTGTAGGTGTAGGCGTAGGCTCCCGAGCCCGTATAGAACGGTATCTTGATTTTCCTGAACGTCTCCTCCGCGCGCTCGACGGTGCCGTCGGGCTCCCACGGATGGGTCATCATGAGATACATGATGAACGTCCGCTGCCCCTTCTGCGTGAGGATGTTGTAGAGGTTGATGTACTGCTTGTAGTCGGGATTCCGCATGGCCCGGTGCCAAAACTCCTCCTCCGCGGCCGGAAGTTCTGCGGGCCGGTCGCGCGACTCGTGAACCGTGCTGAAGACGTCGAGCAGATAAGGGAAGGAATGAAGGACGCCGCCGGGATTGAAATCGCGGAATCCGAACATGCCGCCATAGGCGCTGCACGCGTCGTAGGGAAAGATGGCTTTCAGCGCCGGATGTCCCTGCGCGGCCGCGCGCCATTGTTCTCCGGCAAATCCGGAGATGCCGACCATTCCGACCTTGCCGTCTGACCAGAGTTGTTGCGTAATCCATTCGATCAGATCGTAGTGGTCCGTATCCTCGTGGCCGTAGTGTCCTTCCGATTTGGCAGAGCCCCTCGGCTGCGCGATCACATGGACATAGCCGTTGGCGATGAAGCGGCGTGTGTCGCCCGCCTCGATGGGACCGAACCAGAGCGGCGCGTGCGCCGGTTGCGGCGGCAGGATATCCGCGATGTCAGGACCCTGGATGTCCTTGTTGTGCAGTGCTGACGCGTACAGCACGGGGTATTTGCCTGGCGCATCCGGGCGGTAGACGTCGACGGCCAGCCGCGTGCCGTCCCGCATGGCGACGTAAATGTCCCGTTCCTTGATCATCGCTCGTCTCCGCCCGTTTTTCGCGGCGCTGGCCGCCGACATTTTGCGATAGCGGCTTGCAATAGCGGCACCGCACAACCGGACTCATACCACTTTACTTTACGATCGTAAAGTATAATATTGATCACGACCGCGTGCGGTCGCACCGGATAGAATTCTCACCCCCTGCAAGGAGAGCTGAATATGGACGTCACGAGGTTTCTGCCCCTGCTTGGTCGCCTGCTCATCGGCCTGCCGTTTCTCATGAGCGGCTTTGGCAAGCTAACCGCCTATGGCGCAACGACGGCCTATATCGGCAGTGTCGGCTTGCCGCTTGCCCCGCTTGGCTGGGCGGTTGCCGTTGCCTTCGAGATCGGGGGCGGTCTGCTGCTGGTGCTCGGCTTTCGTGCGCGAGAGGTTGCGTTCGGCATGGCCGTGTTCACGTTGGCAACGGCCATCTTCTTTCACCGGAATTTCGCCGATCAGAATCAGATGATCCATTTTCTCAAGAACATCATGATCACCGGCGGGCTGCTGCAGATCGCGCATTTTGGCGCCGGACGCTTCAGCCTGGACGCGCGCGATCCGAAAAATGTTGCGGGCGCGACGACTTGAGGGACTGAATCCAAGTCACTGAATCCAAGTCGATGAATCAACCCTGGAAGAGCCACCGAGCGCGGCGCTGACGCGCGCCGCCGCTCGTCGCGATAAGGGACACCGGCGTTCGGCTAGGTATTCTTGGACCGTCCGGCCTTCTTCCTGGTGACCGGCGGCTTCGGTACCTTGCCCGTATCCACCGGAAATTGCTTCAGGCGATCGACAAACCATCGGCCGGCGGGTCCGGGCGGTGACTTGGTCTGCCACACCGCCGACATCGGCAGCATCAAACCATCCGGGGGCACGTCCTCGATCGGCAGCACGGCAAGGCGCCCCTCTTCAAGATCCTTGCGCACGGCATGCAGTGGCATGCCGCCCCAACCCAGGCCGTGGAGCAAAAAATGATGCTTGGCGAAGAGGTCCGCGAGCCGCCAGGTCGCAGACGACATGACGCCGAATTCGCGTCCCGACGACAGCTCCGACCTGTCGGTGAGAACAATCTGGGTATGTTTTCCAAGAACCGCCCTGGGAATTTTGCCCCGGTAGGAAGCCAGCGCATGATCGCGGGCGGCAACCATGAGAAACGCGATACCGGGCAACCGCTCATAGGCCAGCGTATCCGGAATCACCGGCAGTGATCCGATCACGCCGATGCTGCAACGGCCATCGAGCACGGGCTTGATGGCTCCTCCGAGCGCCTCGACATAGATGCGCAGCGCCACGCCCGGGTAGTTCTGCCGAAACTCCTTGGCCACCTGGGTAATCGCGTCGATCGGATAGAAGACGTCGATTACCACGGACAATTCCGGCTCGAGACCAGCCGACATGCCCTTGGCCCGGGCCTTCAGCTGGTCGACCCCGGCGATGATGCTGCGCGCATCGCCCAGAACGGCCGATCCCGCCGCGGTGAGTTTGGGGTAGCGGCCGGCGCGGTCGAACAGCTGCACGCCGATCTGTTCCTCGAGCTTGCTGATGGTCTCGCTGACAACGGACTGCGCGCGCAATAGTTTGCGGGAGGCGGCAGAAAAGCTTCCTTCATCGACCGCGGCGATGAACGTACGCAATTGATCGAGAGAGACAGCGTCGAGCATGGAACCTACCTATCGACCAAACCGATACTAAAGCGCCGGATGCTACTGCCCGATCGGCGGTCATATCAACCATCGAGCTCGCATCATCGGTCCCGTAAGCACGTTCTGGCGGCCTCGGGCGTGGTCAGAGCGCCCATTGATCCTCCTGGTCGCTCCGGTCGCTATTGTTCAGGCGCCGGGCGATCTCCTCGCCCATCGCCGGATCGCTGGCGACCGCGATCGTGAGACCTTGCTGGGTGACGATCTCGCGGCCCCTCGCCTCGACCGGGAAATGTTCCGACCGGAGCGGCAAGTCTCGATCGGACCTCCACGGCCGGGCGCTAGCCATACGTTGAATAAGCTGAACTCCATCTGATCCAAACATTGCTTTTCTCCATTCGTTTGTTCTTCAACCAGGCCAATCGCTGCAAATCCTCAGCGTCTTGCTGCCAGGACGCCCTGGTTGTGCAGCCGACGGCCGATATCGGCGATGTTGCTCTCGCCGATGCGCAGTGAATCGGCGTTGGTATGCACGGAGTAGTGGCCGGTCACGAGGTCGTAAGGGTGCTTGACCGCAGAGCCGAGGATGAAGCCGGCATCGGAGAGCGCTTCGAACTCGATCGCCTGATCTCCCTCCTCGAACACGGCGACTTCGCCCGTCGATACCTGCTCCGACGTTGTCACGATGCCCTGGTGCGACGCGATCCAGGCGACGTCGTGCCCCCTGGGCGGCTGAAAGGTCCAGCGCTCCCCGGCCTTGAGGCGCACATCGAGGTAGGTGATACCTTGAGGCGACTCGACAATGCTTTTCACACCGCCGTATTCGCCGGCGAGAACCCTCGCCGGACCAGCAAAATGGAAATCGGAAGCGCCAAGATATTGGCTCTGGGGTTCGGCAAGTTCGAGCTTGGGCGGCATCGCGACCCAGAGCTGAAAGCCCTTGATCCGCTCCGTGCCGAACATTCCGCCGGTATGCCAAACGCCGCTACCGGCGCGCATCCACTCAACACCGCCGGTGTCGATGACCCCTTCGCGGCCGGTGGTCTCCTTGTAGAAGGCCTGCCCGGCCAGAATGACGGTCAGCGTCGCAATTCCCGAATGGGGATGAAAGCCGAATTTGGGTGCGGTCGCGGGATCGGCGTCGAAGTAGTCGAGAAAGACGAACGGCTTGATCAGTTCACCGACGTCGCCCGGACTGACCAGTCGGGTAACGCCCCCATGCGAGTGTCCACGCGTGCGCAGAGCAATCTGCCGGGAATTCTTTTCAGCGCGATTCGGACGCGTGAACACTGCATCGGTCTTCATTTTCATTCTCCCGAGGTTTGACCATCTCTTGGTTTCGAAGCTCAGCCCCTGACCCGGTGAAGCAAGGCAACGAGCTCATCGCGCCGCAGGTAGACAACCAGCGCGTTGAGAACTCCCAGAACAATCGCCGGGACCGGACTGGTGTGCAGGACGAGCACATGGGTTGCGACAGCGCCGACCATGGTGCCGCCGAGCCACAGGGCGCCGAGCGAAGCGAGGCCCGGAACCAGCAACGCGACGGCGCCGACCACCTCCACGACGCCGGTCACGACACGAAACCACTGACCGAGTCCGACCTGGTCGAACAGGTCGACCATGAAAGGAACGCCGGCCAGTTTGGCGGCGCCGGCCGCAAGGAAAGCCGCCGCGATGATGCCCTGCAACGTCCAGGCGCCGATACGACGGGAAGGACGGACGGATGAAATAGAAGTTGCACTCATGTTGGTCTCCATTGGGTGTGGGGTTGAAAGTGAGGAAAACCTAGGATGGAGGCGACCACGGCAACAGGCGATTTATTTAGATAATATCCATCGGATTATCCGATATATCGTCGCCGCCCGTTTTGAGAGACCTGACGTATCGGACGATGTTTTGCGCAGCCGCGCGACGGCTCGCGCGGGAACATCGCGGCTGGTGGCGTCGGAGCGCCCAATGACACTTAGTTCGGGAATCGCGTCTTCAGGTCGAGGGCGACTTCAGCGCCGCAGCAAGCACGTCGCGGAGCGGCTTGGGCGGCCGGCCGCCAAGACGCTCGACGTCGCCGGTCACGAT
The Bradyrhizobium sp. KBS0727 genome window above contains:
- a CDS encoding DoxX family protein produces the protein MSATSISSVRPSRRIGAWTLQGIIAAAFLAAGAAKLAGVPFMVDLFDQVGLGQWFRVVTGVVEVVGAVALLVPGLASLGALWLGGTMVGAVATHVLVLHTSPVPAIVLGVLNALVVYLRRDELVALLHRVRG
- a CDS encoding pirin family protein, translated to MKTDAVFTRPNRAEKNSRQIALRTRGHSHGGVTRLVSPGDVGELIKPFVFLDYFDADPATAPKFGFHPHSGIATLTVILAGQAFYKETTGREGVIDTGGVEWMRAGSGVWHTGGMFGTERIKGFQLWVAMPPKLELAEPQSQYLGASDFHFAGPARVLAGEYGGVKSIVESPQGITYLDVRLKAGERWTFQPPRGHDVAWIASHQGIVTTSEQVSTGEVAVFEEGDQAIEFEALSDAGFILGSAVKHPYDLVTGHYSVHTNADSLRIGESNIADIGRRLHNQGVLAARR
- a CDS encoding CocE/NonD family hydrolase gives rise to the protein MIKERDIYVAMRDGTRLAVDVYRPDAPGKYPVLYASALHNKDIQGPDIADILPPQPAHAPLWFGPIEAGDTRRFIANGYVHVIAQPRGSAKSEGHYGHEDTDHYDLIEWITQQLWSDGKVGMVGISGFAGEQWRAAAQGHPALKAIFPYDACSAYGGMFGFRDFNPGGVLHSFPYLLDVFSTVHESRDRPAELPAAEEEFWHRAMRNPDYKQYINLYNILTQKGQRTFIMYLMMTHPWEPDGTVERAEETFRKIKIPFYTGSGAYAYTYKLHWLGAQHYFQSVNAPKKMLFTGPAHLERPFHQHHDEIIRWYDHWLKGQDTGIMEEPPVRYWLMGANEWRTGTDWPLPETQWTKYYLSHWETLSTEPPRPASEAGASAREPDVFTQMPVTRTTKVERLRYMTDPLPHDVTVAGPITLTLYAAIDQEDTNWIIVLKDVGPDVSVRTAREGERDVPSTLPERELTRGWLKASYRALDEKRSKPWEPFHKLTQDAIAPVKPGEVVEYKIQILATANQFKAGHRICLDITSVDVPTGTGAMTNVEYIPYHVCSSTTVTHKIYRDAERPSHLLLPLIPASVNQRTA
- a CDS encoding DoxX family protein, with amino-acid sequence MDVTRFLPLLGRLLIGLPFLMSGFGKLTAYGATTAYIGSVGLPLAPLGWAVAVAFEIGGGLLLVLGFRAREVAFGMAVFTLATAIFFHRNFADQNQMIHFLKNIMITGGLLQIAHFGAGRFSLDARDPKNVAGATT
- a CDS encoding LysR family transcriptional regulator, with the protein product MLDAVSLDQLRTFIAAVDEGSFSAASRKLLRAQSVVSETISKLEEQIGVQLFDRAGRYPKLTAAGSAVLGDARSIIAGVDQLKARAKGMSAGLEPELSVVIDVFYPIDAITQVAKEFRQNYPGVALRIYVEALGGAIKPVLDGRCSIGVIGSLPVIPDTLAYERLPGIAFLMVAARDHALASYRGKIPRAVLGKHTQIVLTDRSELSSGREFGVMSSATWRLADLFAKHHFLLHGLGWGGMPLHAVRKDLEEGRLAVLPIEDVPPDGLMLPMSAVWQTKSPPGPAGRWFVDRLKQFPVDTGKVPKPPVTRKKAGRSKNT